In Rhodoferax koreense, a genomic segment contains:
- a CDS encoding phosphodiesterase, which yields MPTFLLQLSDLHIREPGRLAYGRIDTAPFLAQAVARIRRLPQQPDAVVVTGDLTDFGRDAEYAHLQALLAPLAMPVYLMPGNHDDRARLRAGFADHTYLGTEGFVQYSVAIGGLQLLALDTVVPGASEGGLCEERLDWLATQLDAHRDRPVVIAMHHPPFRTLIGHMDEIGLLHGAQALEALVARHPNVERIICGHLHRSIQVRFGGSIAATAPSPAHQVQLDLAPDAASAWTLEPPGFVVHALEAGGRLVSHTVASGDYGPAYPFHEEGALID from the coding sequence ATGCCCACTTTTCTTCTTCAACTCAGCGACCTGCACATCCGTGAACCGGGTCGGCTGGCTTATGGCCGCATCGACACGGCTCCTTTCCTCGCCCAGGCGGTCGCCCGCATCCGCCGCCTGCCGCAGCAGCCGGATGCGGTGGTGGTCACCGGCGATCTCACCGACTTCGGCCGCGACGCCGAATACGCGCACCTGCAGGCCTTGCTCGCGCCGCTGGCGATGCCGGTCTATCTGATGCCGGGCAACCACGACGACCGTGCCCGGCTGCGCGCCGGATTCGCCGACCACACCTACCTCGGCACCGAGGGTTTCGTGCAATACAGCGTGGCCATCGGCGGCCTGCAATTGCTCGCGCTGGACACCGTGGTGCCCGGTGCGAGCGAAGGCGGCTTGTGCGAAGAGCGGTTGGACTGGCTCGCGACGCAACTCGATGCGCACCGCGACCGCCCCGTGGTCATCGCCATGCACCACCCGCCGTTTCGCACGCTGATCGGCCACATGGACGAGATTGGCCTGCTGCACGGCGCACAGGCGCTGGAGGCGCTGGTGGCGCGGCATCCGAATGTGGAGCGCATCATCTGCGGCCATCTGCACCGCAGCATCCAGGTGCGTTTCGGCGGCAGCATCGCCGCTACCGCGCCATCGCCGGCGCACCAGGTGCAGCTGGACCTGGCACCCGACGCCGCTTCGGCCTGGACGCTGGAGCCGCCCGGCTTTGTGGTCCATGCGCTGGAAGCCGGTGGCCGGCTGGTGAGCCACACGGTGGCCAGCGGCGACTACGGGCCGGCCTATCCGTTTCACGAGGAGGGCGCGCTCATCGATTGA
- a CDS encoding LacI family DNA-binding transcriptional regulator: MSIQTVAREAGVSIATVSRVFNLPGRVASETREHVERVALALGYAPNASARTLRTHRSRALGVVLPTLLNPVFAECLEGIASAATEAGYSIQPLTTEYSIERENHAVGTLIAHGVDGMVMVASNPGTSAALRRVVAAGTPYVLAYNRHEAHPCVSVDGEAAVAALVERLAAVGHRRIALVTGQLAASDRAQQRCRGFRLAMRQAGLDASRILEVPFVQTAIEQIRALLQDTAVPRPSALVCSNDLLAIRSLRAAHLAGLAVPRDLSVIGFDGIALGEDLTPVLSSITQPNTEIGRCGVALLLQAMADGLPLTPASSLTLAHGFRAGESFAPA, translated from the coding sequence ATGAGTATCCAGACCGTTGCCCGAGAAGCAGGCGTGTCGATCGCCACCGTATCGCGCGTCTTCAACCTGCCAGGCCGTGTCGCCAGCGAAACGCGCGAACACGTGGAGCGCGTCGCCCTGGCCCTGGGTTATGCGCCAAACGCCAGCGCGCGCACGTTGCGCACCCACCGCAGCCGCGCGCTGGGAGTGGTGCTGCCCACGCTGCTCAACCCGGTGTTCGCCGAATGCCTGGAGGGCATCGCCAGCGCCGCCACGGAAGCGGGATATTCGATCCAGCCGCTGACCACCGAATACAGCATCGAGCGCGAGAACCACGCCGTGGGCACGCTGATCGCCCATGGCGTGGACGGCATGGTGATGGTGGCGTCCAATCCCGGCACATCGGCCGCGTTGAGGCGGGTGGTCGCCGCAGGCACGCCCTACGTGCTGGCGTACAACCGCCACGAGGCCCATCCCTGCGTGTCGGTCGACGGCGAGGCTGCGGTGGCCGCGCTGGTGGAGCGCCTTGCCGCCGTGGGCCACCGGCGCATCGCGCTCGTGACCGGCCAGCTCGCGGCGTCGGACCGCGCACAACAGCGTTGCCGCGGCTTTCGGCTGGCGATGCGGCAGGCCGGGCTCGATGCCTCGCGCATTCTCGAAGTGCCGTTCGTGCAGACCGCCATCGAGCAGATCCGTGCCCTGTTGCAGGACACGGCCGTGCCCCGGCCCAGCGCACTGGTCTGCTCCAACGATCTGCTGGCCATCCGCAGCCTGCGCGCCGCGCATCTGGCCGGCCTGGCCGTGCCGCGGGACCTGAGCGTGATCGGCTTCGACGGCATCGCGCTCGGGGAAGACCTCACGCCCGTGCTCAGCAGCATCACGCAGCCCAATACCGAGATCGGCCGGTGCGGCGTCGCGCTGCTGCTGCAGGCGATGGCCGATGGCCTGCCGCTCACACCCGCATCCAGCCTCACGCTGGCGCACGGCTTTCGGGCCGGCGAATCTTTCGCGCCCGCTTGA
- a CDS encoding ABC transporter substrate-binding protein → MRVQLKQFGRQAVLALGLLAGTAAMAQTAICYNCPPEWADWGTQLRAIKEKTGVTVPPDNKNSGQSLAQMTAEKASPVADVTYVGVTFAIQAQKDGLVAAYKPAHWNDIPDGLKDPQGHWFTIHSGTLGFMVNVDALKGKPVPQSWADLLKPDYKGLIGYLDPASAFVGYVGAVAVNQARGGSMDNFTPAIDYFKALQKNEPIVPKQTSYARMLSGEIAILLDYDFNAYRAKYKDKANVQFVIPAEGTVVVPYVMSLVANAPHADNARKVLDFVLSDEGQALWANAYLRPVRASAISREAQSRFLPASDYARAKPVDYGRMAAAQKAFSDRYLKEAQ, encoded by the coding sequence ATGCGAGTCCAACTCAAACAATTCGGCCGCCAGGCCGTCCTGGCGCTTGGCCTGCTGGCCGGTACCGCGGCCATGGCCCAGACCGCCATCTGCTACAACTGCCCGCCCGAATGGGCCGATTGGGGCACGCAGCTGCGCGCCATCAAGGAAAAGACCGGCGTCACCGTGCCGCCGGACAACAAGAACTCGGGCCAGTCGCTGGCGCAGATGACGGCCGAGAAGGCCAGCCCCGTGGCCGACGTGACCTACGTCGGCGTGACCTTCGCGATCCAGGCGCAGAAAGACGGCCTCGTCGCCGCCTACAAGCCCGCCCACTGGAACGACATCCCCGATGGCCTGAAGGACCCCCAGGGCCACTGGTTCACGATCCATTCGGGCACCCTGGGCTTCATGGTCAACGTGGATGCGCTCAAGGGCAAGCCGGTGCCGCAGTCCTGGGCCGACCTGCTCAAGCCCGACTACAAGGGCCTGATCGGTTACCTCGATCCGGCTTCCGCCTTCGTCGGCTACGTGGGCGCGGTCGCGGTGAACCAGGCACGCGGCGGCAGCATGGACAACTTCACGCCCGCCATCGACTACTTCAAGGCGCTGCAGAAGAACGAGCCCATCGTGCCCAAGCAGACCTCGTACGCGCGCATGCTGTCCGGCGAGATCGCCATCCTGCTGGACTACGACTTCAACGCCTACCGCGCCAAATACAAGGACAAGGCCAACGTGCAGTTCGTGATCCCGGCCGAAGGCACGGTGGTCGTGCCCTACGTCATGAGCCTGGTGGCCAACGCACCGCACGCCGACAACGCCCGCAAGGTGCTCGACTTCGTGCTGTCCGACGAGGGCCAGGCCCTCTGGGCCAACGCCTACCTGCGCCCGGTGCGCGCCAGCGCCATCTCGCGCGAGGCGCAATCGCGTTTCCTGCCGGCCAGCGACTACGCCCGCGCCAAGCCGGTGGACTACGGCCGCATGGCCGCGGCGCAGAAGGCCTTCTCCGACCGCTACCTCAAGGAAGCGCAGTAA
- a CDS encoding esterase-like activity of phytase family protein has product MTKTPALTQIRFPVLAIAFASVVLTACGGSDEAERSVTSLRLIGQQVLPRRTEFQGTVIGGLSGIDYDAANGRYVLISDDRTTTDSASAPRFYTASLSFDLNTFSAVQFLSTTTMKQPGGTVFPKVPDARVADPESIRVDPVNANLVWASEGDRTLTSVPTRIIDPFVREMKPDGSYVRDYSVPGMFRMSAADTGPRGNLVFEGLAFTPDKKQLLVATEGALFADGATPTVDAGSVSRFTVFDRGTGNAVAQYAYPIDRIQATPVPATAFSVNGPTEVLAITNSKFLVLERSFSVGVEGNQIRLYEIDLAGASDVLGVPALAGASYKPLSKRLVLNFETLKAQLGGIANLEGLTFGPRLANGHDSLVVVADDNFPTADSTTDRNQILVFEVLP; this is encoded by the coding sequence ATGACCAAAACACCAGCCCTCACCCAGATCAGGTTCCCCGTCCTCGCCATCGCATTCGCTTCGGTGGTGCTCACCGCCTGCGGCGGTTCGGATGAAGCCGAACGCTCAGTCACCTCGCTGCGACTGATCGGCCAACAGGTCCTGCCGCGACGCACCGAGTTCCAGGGCACGGTGATCGGCGGACTTTCGGGTATCGACTACGACGCCGCGAACGGCCGTTACGTGCTGATCTCCGACGACCGCACGACGACCGATTCGGCTTCCGCGCCGCGTTTCTACACCGCCTCGCTGAGCTTCGACCTGAACACCTTCAGCGCCGTGCAGTTCCTGTCGACGACGACCATGAAGCAGCCGGGCGGCACGGTGTTTCCCAAGGTGCCGGATGCGCGTGTCGCCGATCCGGAAAGCATCCGCGTCGATCCGGTGAACGCCAATCTGGTCTGGGCGAGCGAGGGTGACCGGACGCTGACCAGCGTGCCGACGCGCATCATCGATCCCTTCGTGCGCGAGATGAAGCCCGACGGCAGTTATGTGCGCGACTACAGCGTTCCCGGCATGTTCCGCATGTCCGCGGCCGACACCGGGCCGCGTGGCAACCTGGTGTTCGAGGGCCTGGCCTTCACGCCCGACAAGAAGCAATTGCTGGTGGCCACGGAAGGTGCGCTCTTTGCCGATGGCGCCACGCCGACGGTGGACGCCGGGTCGGTTTCGCGCTTCACGGTGTTTGACCGTGGCACCGGCAACGCGGTAGCCCAATACGCCTATCCGATCGACAGGATCCAGGCCACGCCGGTGCCGGCCACGGCGTTCTCGGTCAATGGCCCCACCGAGGTCCTGGCGATCACCAATTCAAAATTCCTCGTGCTGGAGCGCAGCTTCTCGGTCGGCGTGGAGGGTAACCAGATCCGCCTGTACGAGATCGACCTTGCGGGCGCCAGCGATGTCCTTGGTGTGCCGGCACTGGCGGGGGCAAGCTACAAGCCGTTGAGCAAGCGGCTCGTGTTGAACTTCGAGACGCTGAAGGCACAACTGGGCGGCATTGCCAACCTGGAAGGCCTCACGTTCGGCCCGAGACTGGCGAACGGCCACGACTCGCTGGTGGTGGTGGCGGACGACAATTTCCCGACCGCCGATTCGACGACGGACCGCAATCAGATCCTGGTGTTCGAGGTTCTGCCCTGA
- a CDS encoding ABC transporter permease — protein MRSNPRFPLPLPLLALTALVVAFMLVPIGLSVLAGLVNNYSAGLKSGLTLRWLGEVWEQYGGTVGWSLALAAMSVAGNLVIGVPCAYALARSRSRAARLFEELLTLPVAVPGLATALALILTYGTLQGFRQSFGFILVGHMVFTLPFMVRTVGSAFQRHELLALEEAARSLGASFGQRFLGVLVPAVLPAIVAGSLMVFTLSVGEFNLTWMLHTPLTRTLPVGLADSYASARIEIGSAYTLVFLLVILPVLWLLQAVGNFIERKHGI, from the coding sequence ATGCGATCGAACCCCAGGTTTCCCTTGCCCTTGCCCTTGCTGGCGCTGACGGCGCTGGTCGTCGCGTTCATGCTGGTGCCCATCGGGCTGTCGGTGCTGGCCGGCCTCGTCAACAACTACAGCGCGGGCCTCAAGAGCGGGCTCACGCTGCGCTGGCTCGGCGAGGTGTGGGAGCAATACGGCGGCACCGTCGGCTGGTCGCTGGCGCTGGCCGCGATGTCGGTGGCCGGCAACCTCGTGATCGGCGTGCCGTGTGCCTATGCGCTGGCGCGCAGCCGGTCGCGGGCGGCCCGCCTCTTCGAGGAACTGCTCACGTTGCCGGTGGCCGTGCCCGGCCTGGCCACGGCGCTGGCGCTGATCCTGACCTACGGCACGCTGCAGGGCTTCCGGCAAAGCTTCGGCTTCATCCTGGTGGGCCACATGGTGTTCACCTTGCCCTTCATGGTGCGCACCGTGGGCTCGGCCTTCCAGCGGCACGAGCTGCTCGCGCTGGAGGAGGCCGCGCGTTCATTGGGTGCGAGCTTCGGCCAGCGTTTCCTCGGCGTGCTGGTGCCGGCGGTGCTGCCGGCCATCGTCGCCGGCAGCCTCATGGTGTTCACGCTGTCGGTCGGCGAGTTCAACCTCACCTGGATGCTGCATACGCCGCTCACGCGGACGCTGCCGGTGGGGCTGGCCGACAGCTATGCCTCGGCGCGCATCGAGATCGGCTCGGCCTACACCCTGGTCTTCCTGCTCGTCATCCTGCCCGTGCTCTGGCTGCTGCAGGCCGTGGGCAACTTCATCGAAAGAAAACATGGAATTTGA
- a CDS encoding ABC transporter ATP-binding protein, translating into MEFERTRVDVVDCAKTYADGTRGLHPTSLVVEPGEILALLGPSGCGKTTLLRLIAGLETADVGSRLLFGGTDVTATPIERRGVGMVFQHYALFPQMTVAANIAYGLRIRGTAEAECRRAVGELIELVRLQGLEQRRPAELSGGQRQRVALARAIAVRPRVLLLDEPLTALDAKLKASLRDELAELLRRLHITTVHVTHDQHEAMAIADRLAVMQAGRIVETGDGETLYRHPRHAFVASFLGSVNRLSRSPEECARHVVTLGGADFACRADWGAKSTVLARPEDVEVGPLAPGWGWAQVLRRSFLGERVRLSLGVEGRAALTADADRDHPARQGDVVGIRIRPERLIPCTEEA; encoded by the coding sequence ATGGAATTTGAACGTACCCGCGTCGACGTCGTCGACTGCGCCAAGACTTATGCCGACGGCACGCGCGGCCTGCACCCGACCTCGCTGGTGGTCGAGCCCGGAGAGATCCTGGCGCTGCTCGGGCCTTCGGGCTGCGGCAAGACCACGCTGCTGCGCCTCATCGCGGGGCTGGAGACGGCCGACGTCGGCAGCCGGCTCCTGTTCGGCGGCACGGACGTGACGGCCACGCCGATCGAGCGGCGCGGCGTCGGCATGGTGTTCCAGCACTACGCCTTGTTTCCCCAGATGACGGTGGCCGCCAACATCGCCTATGGCCTGCGCATCCGCGGCACGGCCGAGGCCGAGTGCCGGCGTGCCGTGGGCGAACTCATCGAACTCGTGCGCCTGCAGGGGCTCGAACAAAGGCGGCCGGCCGAACTCTCCGGCGGCCAGCGCCAGCGGGTGGCCCTGGCTCGGGCCATCGCCGTGCGTCCGCGCGTGCTGCTGCTGGACGAGCCGCTGACCGCGCTCGACGCCAAGCTCAAGGCTTCGCTGCGCGACGAACTCGCCGAACTGCTGCGCCGGCTGCACATCACCACCGTGCATGTGACGCACGACCAGCACGAGGCCATGGCCATCGCCGACCGGCTGGCGGTGATGCAGGCCGGACGCATCGTCGAGACGGGCGACGGCGAAACGCTGTACCGCCATCCGCGGCATGCCTTCGTCGCCAGCTTCCTGGGCAGCGTGAACCGGCTGTCGCGCAGCCCCGAGGAATGCGCCCGCCATGTGGTCACGCTGGGTGGCGCCGATTTCGCTTGCCGTGCGGACTGGGGCGCAAAATCCACAGTGTTGGCGCGGCCCGAGGATGTGGAAGTTGGCCCGCTCGCGCCCGGCTGGGGCTGGGCGCAGGTGCTGCGCCGCAGCTTTCTCGGCGAGCGCGTCCGACTGAGCCTGGGGGTCGAGGGCCGGGCGGCGCTGACCGCCGACGCTGACCGCGACCATCCAGCGCGCCAGGGCGACGTGGTGGGCATCCGCATCCGGCCCGAGCGCCTGATTCCGTGTACCGAAGAGGCCTGA
- the trhA gene encoding PAQR family membrane homeostasis protein TrhA: protein MYHGERFNSYSHLLGLAAVLAAAAALFDHVWRTGTATEMAGVGAFAASSAALYVASLLFHSSRGARKQWWQRADHAAIFMLIAGSYTAFALPVRQGATEGFFLCVVWLCATIGAAREMAGSRRPTLWLYVGLGWLCVFGALSFASRLGNAGTAWLLAGAAFYSAGTYFYRNRAGWAHAHGMWHLFVVAGTISHYVALAFTLKLWRA, encoded by the coding sequence ATGTACCACGGAGAACGCTTCAACAGCTACAGCCATCTGCTCGGCCTGGCCGCGGTGCTGGCTGCGGCCGCGGCCTTGTTCGATCACGTATGGCGCACCGGCACGGCCACCGAGATGGCGGGGGTGGGGGCTTTCGCGGCGTCGAGTGCGGCGCTGTATGTGGCCTCGTTGCTGTTCCACAGCAGCCGTGGGGCCCGCAAGCAATGGTGGCAGCGCGCCGACCATGCAGCCATCTTCATGCTGATCGCCGGCAGCTACACCGCATTTGCGCTGCCGGTGCGCCAAGGCGCCACGGAAGGCTTCTTCCTGTGTGTCGTGTGGCTGTGCGCCACCATCGGCGCCGCACGGGAAATGGCCGGTTCACGCCGCCCGACGCTCTGGCTGTACGTGGGCCTGGGCTGGTTGTGCGTGTTTGGCGCCCTGTCTTTCGCCTCGCGGCTGGGCAACGCCGGCACCGCGTGGCTGCTGGCGGGCGCGGCCTTCTACAGCGCGGGCACCTACTTCTACCGCAACCGCGCCGGCTGGGCGCATGCACACGGCATGTGGCACCTGTTCGTGGTAGCCGGCACCATCAGCCATTACGTTGCCCTGGCCTTCACGCTGAAACTGTGGCGCGCATGA
- a CDS encoding ABC transporter permease, which produces MRLLPYFSSPNRLLLACAAPAAAFFTAFWLLPVVQLIVLPSRTGASTYFAVLGNPRYLQSLLQTVGLSIVVTLATLLLGAAVGITLARYRFRGRQLLLSLLTLPLSFPGVIVGFFMILLGGRQGLVADLSEAMGWGRTTFAYGLTGLFLAYLYFSLPRAIATYTAAAGAMDAQLEEAARSLGASRWRVARDVWLPELGPTTLACGAIVFATAMGAFGTAFTLASKFEVLPITIYNEFTNYANFALAASLSITLGLITWLVLFVARRLPGAVAVGA; this is translated from the coding sequence ATGCGCCTTCTGCCTTATTTCTCTTCACCGAACCGCCTGCTGCTGGCCTGCGCCGCGCCGGCGGCGGCCTTCTTCACCGCGTTCTGGCTGTTGCCAGTGGTGCAACTGATCGTGCTGCCGTCGCGCACCGGCGCCAGCACCTATTTCGCCGTGCTCGGCAACCCGCGCTACCTGCAAAGCCTGCTGCAGACCGTCGGCCTGTCGATCGTGGTCACCCTGGCCACGCTGCTGCTCGGCGCCGCGGTCGGCATCACACTGGCACGGTACCGGTTCCGCGGGCGGCAACTGCTGCTGTCGTTGCTGACGCTGCCGCTGTCCTTTCCCGGCGTGATCGTCGGCTTCTTCATGATCCTGCTCGGCGGCCGCCAGGGGCTGGTGGCCGATCTGAGCGAGGCCATGGGCTGGGGCCGTACCACCTTCGCGTATGGGCTCACCGGCCTGTTCCTGGCCTACCTGTATTTTTCGCTGCCGCGCGCCATCGCGACCTACACCGCCGCGGCCGGTGCGATGGACGCGCAGCTGGAGGAAGCCGCGCGGTCGCTCGGCGCCTCGCGGTGGCGGGTGGCGCGCGACGTGTGGCTGCCCGAACTCGGCCCGACCACGCTGGCCTGCGGCGCCATCGTGTTCGCCACCGCCATGGGCGCCTTCGGCACCGCGTTCACGCTGGCGAGCAAGTTCGAAGTGCTGCCCATCACCATCTACAACGAGTTCACCAACTATGCCAACTTCGCGCTGGCGGCCAGCCTGTCGATCACGCTGGGGCTGATCACCTGGCTGGTGCTGTTCGTGGCGCGCCGCCTCCCCGGCGCCGTCGCGGTGGGGGCCTGA
- a CDS encoding EAL domain-containing protein: protein MRADPSVDGPSQARTATDTPALASIGARLRLRTGELGRLLQANALAPVFQPIAQVENGAIYAHEALIRGPVGSLLHAPDALFRLAREQDVVTEFELHCVELTLATWSRLNQPGRLFVNISADALVHVVHRRGRNWLTDYLRGFGISPRMLVFELTEHERVSDLGALLRVGEEVRFAGASLALDDFGDGRSSLRLWSELRPDYVKIDKYFSKDISLHADKLQTLRALKQIAVVFGTVLVAEGIETEDDLRVLRDLAIGHGQGYFLGRPEAFPRAQILEAALGALNDQRVTVLPELKRASHAGRLSKLSIIHAPTVAPDTVNNEVEAIFNADPGLHAVAVVDDGRPVAIVNRQSFMQHYAQQFFKEIFGRKPCLVHANPAPRLIESEHDVDDLVGILTSQDQRYLVDGFIVTNNGRYVGLGTGEQLVRSVTEVRLEAARHANPLTFLPGNIPISEHIDRLLQGGAEFVACYADLNSFKPFNDHYGYWRGDEMIRLVAKVVVAHCDAQRDFVGHVGGDDFVILFQSSDWQPRCERIVDEFKLLALSLFDDAARQLGGIEAEDRDGVMRFFPCSTLSIGAVRIRRGQCANAEEVATLAALAKHDAKRAGAGLLVHGA, encoded by the coding sequence ATGCGCGCCGATCCATCGGTGGACGGCCCGTCCCAGGCCCGCACAGCCACCGACACGCCGGCGCTGGCCAGCATCGGCGCCAGGCTGCGGCTGCGCACCGGCGAACTCGGCAGGCTGCTCCAGGCAAATGCGCTGGCACCCGTGTTTCAGCCGATCGCGCAGGTCGAGAACGGCGCGATCTATGCGCACGAGGCCTTGATCCGCGGCCCGGTCGGCAGCTTGCTCCATGCCCCGGACGCGCTGTTCCGGCTGGCGCGCGAGCAGGACGTGGTGACCGAATTCGAGTTGCACTGCGTCGAGTTGACGCTGGCCACCTGGAGCCGGCTGAACCAGCCGGGCCGGCTGTTCGTCAACATCAGTGCGGACGCCCTGGTCCACGTGGTCCACCGGCGCGGGCGCAACTGGCTGACGGATTACCTGCGTGGCTTCGGCATCTCGCCGCGCATGCTGGTGTTCGAGCTCACCGAGCATGAGCGGGTTTCCGACCTGGGCGCGCTGTTGCGTGTCGGCGAGGAAGTGCGCTTCGCGGGGGCGTCGCTGGCGCTGGACGATTTCGGCGATGGCCGCTCGAGCCTGCGCCTGTGGTCCGAACTGCGGCCCGATTACGTCAAGATCGACAAATACTTTAGCAAGGACATCAGCCTGCATGCGGACAAGCTGCAGACCCTGCGTGCGCTCAAGCAGATCGCCGTGGTCTTCGGCACGGTGCTGGTGGCCGAAGGCATCGAGACCGAGGACGATCTGCGTGTGTTGCGCGATCTGGCCATCGGGCACGGGCAGGGCTACTTCCTGGGCCGGCCCGAGGCGTTTCCACGCGCGCAGATCCTCGAGGCCGCGCTCGGCGCCCTGAACGACCAGCGCGTCACCGTGCTGCCGGAGCTCAAGCGCGCGTCGCATGCCGGGCGGCTGTCCAAACTATCGATCATCCATGCGCCCACCGTCGCACCGGACACGGTCAACAACGAAGTGGAAGCCATCTTCAACGCCGACCCGGGCCTGCACGCGGTGGCGGTGGTGGACGACGGCCGGCCGGTGGCGATCGTGAACCGCCAATCCTTCATGCAGCATTACGCCCAGCAGTTCTTCAAGGAGATTTTCGGTCGCAAGCCCTGCCTGGTGCATGCCAATCCCGCGCCGCGCCTGATCGAGAGCGAGCACGACGTGGACGACCTGGTCGGCATCCTGACCTCGCAGGACCAGCGCTACCTGGTGGATGGCTTCATCGTGACCAACAATGGCCGCTACGTGGGCCTCGGCACCGGCGAGCAACTGGTGCGCTCGGTGACGGAGGTGCGGCTGGAGGCGGCGCGCCACGCGAACCCGCTCACCTTCCTGCCGGGCAACATCCCGATCAGCGAACACATCGACCGGCTGCTGCAGGGCGGCGCCGAATTCGTGGCCTGCTACGCCGACCTCAACAGCTTCAAGCCGTTCAACGACCACTACGGCTACTGGCGCGGCGACGAGATGATCCGGCTGGTGGCCAAGGTCGTCGTGGCCCACTGCGATGCGCAGCGCGACTTCGTCGGCCACGTGGGCGGCGACGATTTCGTGATCCTGTTCCAGAGCAGCGACTGGCAGCCGCGCTGCGAGCGCATCGTGGACGAATTCAAGCTGCTGGCCCTGTCGCTGTTCGACGATGCGGCCAGGCAGCTCGGCGGCATCGAGGCCGAGGACCGCGATGGCGTCATGCGGTTCTTTCCCTGCTCCACGCTGTCCATCGGTGCGGTGCGCATCCGCAGAGGCCAGTGCGCGAACGCGGAAGAGGTGGCCACGCTGGCCGCGCTGGCCAAGCACGACGCCAAACGCGCGGGCGCGGGTCTGCTGGTCCACGGGGCATGA
- a CDS encoding DUF72 domain-containing protein — MVAGTAGWSVPRALAEDFPGDGSHLARYARVLDCAEINTSFYRSHRPEVYARWAAQTPPGFRFAVKLPRAVTHDQRLRGARAPLERFKAEVTGLGDRLGVLLVQLPPSLAYEARPVRTFFDLLAGLFETSVVCEPRHLSWFEPAADRMLVKLRVGRVAADPARCPAAAVPGGWLGPAGDGAGAVLYHRWHGSPRIYYSAYGDAWLRAQAEQLQRWPASAERWCIFDNTASGAAASDALRLRRCM; from the coding sequence GTGGTTGCGGGCACGGCGGGCTGGAGCGTTCCGCGGGCGCTCGCCGAAGATTTTCCCGGCGACGGCAGCCATCTGGCGCGTTATGCCCGCGTGCTGGACTGCGCCGAGATCAATACCTCCTTCTACCGCAGCCACCGGCCCGAGGTGTATGCCCGTTGGGCCGCGCAGACACCACCCGGTTTCCGATTCGCCGTCAAGCTGCCGCGCGCCGTCACGCACGACCAACGTCTGCGGGGCGCGCGCGCCCCGCTGGAGCGCTTCAAGGCGGAAGTGACCGGGCTGGGGGACCGGCTGGGCGTGCTGCTGGTTCAATTGCCGCCTTCGCTGGCCTACGAGGCCAGGCCGGTTCGTACCTTCTTTGACCTGCTTGCCGGCCTGTTCGAGACGTCGGTCGTTTGCGAACCGCGTCACCTCAGCTGGTTCGAACCGGCTGCGGACCGAATGCTGGTGAAGCTGCGGGTGGGCCGTGTCGCCGCCGATCCCGCGCGCTGTCCGGCGGCCGCAGTCCCCGGCGGCTGGCTGGGGCCGGCCGGTGACGGCGCCGGTGCCGTGCTCTACCACCGCTGGCACGGGTCGCCCCGCATCTATTACTCGGCCTACGGCGATGCGTGGCTGCGGGCGCAGGCGGAGCAGCTGCAACGCTGGCCGGCGTCGGCCGAGCGCTGGTGCATCTTCGACAACACCGCATCCGGCGCGGCGGCCTCCGACGCCCTGCGGCTGCGTCGCTGTATGTGA
- a CDS encoding mobilization protein yields MANIHFIGGEKGGVGKSLTSRVLAQYMIDREIPFLGFDTDRSHPALMRFYAGYASPVVMEGQEALDVVVEAAAEVPDRRILVDLAAQTHAPLVQWMDDAGVVEMAGELGLRIFYWHVMDSGRDSVDLLEKLLDRFGPNVQYVLVRNQVRGNDFSALEASGQQARAQEMGAKIVSLKKLNEGVINKIDAGSSSFWKAKTAQDSGGLGLMDRQRVKMWLKDVYGELDSVGV; encoded by the coding sequence ATGGCAAACATCCACTTCATCGGCGGCGAAAAGGGCGGCGTCGGTAAATCTCTGACCTCGCGCGTGTTGGCGCAATACATGATCGACCGTGAGATCCCGTTCCTCGGCTTCGACACCGACCGATCGCACCCGGCGCTGATGCGTTTCTACGCCGGTTATGCCTCGCCGGTGGTGATGGAAGGCCAGGAAGCGCTCGACGTGGTGGTCGAGGCCGCGGCCGAAGTGCCCGACCGCCGCATCCTCGTCGACCTGGCGGCGCAGACCCATGCGCCGCTGGTGCAATGGATGGACGACGCCGGTGTGGTCGAGATGGCCGGCGAACTCGGCCTGCGCATCTTCTACTGGCACGTGATGGATTCAGGCCGCGACTCCGTCGACCTGCTCGAGAAACTGCTCGACCGCTTCGGCCCGAACGTGCAGTACGTGCTGGTGCGCAACCAGGTGCGCGGCAACGACTTCTCGGCCCTCGAAGCCTCGGGCCAGCAGGCGCGGGCGCAGGAGATGGGCGCCAAGATCGTTTCGCTGAAGAAGCTCAACGAAGGCGTGATCAACAAGATCGACGCCGGCAGCAGCAGCTTCTGGAAGGCCAAGACGGCCCAGGATAGCGGCGGCCTCGGCCTGATGGACCGCCAGCGCGTGAAGATGTGGCTGAAGGACGTGTACGGCGAGCTCGACAGCGTCGGGGTCTGA